TTTTTGTTCCACAACATCGAAGGCGCGAGCAACTTCGGCCGAGAGCTGCGTGAATTCCATCTCCAGTGCAGCTTTTTTTGGATTAATCACGACGTCCACAGGACGCGTGAGTCGTGCAAGATTCTGCGTGACTGCCGCTCGCACTCTACGCTTAATACGATTACGGACGACGGCTTTTCCCATTACCCGACCAACCGTGATCCCGACTCGACTGCTGCGTGGATTTCGCTCCGCTTCTCCCGACGTTTTAGGCTGTACAGTCTCTGGCTCCGTGCGCAGCAGATAAAACGCCGTAAGTGCCTGCGAAAAGTGGCGTTGTCCGCAGCGATACACGACTTCGAACTCGGCATGCTTGCGTAATCGATGCTCACTGGGAATCGACATCGGGCTTACATCCTCCACCGGGCCTCGCCCGGTTCACCTTCACAATCGTTTGGAGGATGATGTTGAGAGGGAAACGCGGTCAGAACTCGCGATTACTCGCGGAATCCGGGTTTTACGGAAACCCGCTTGCGTCCTTTTGCGCGGCGACGGGACAGCACCGCCTGGCCCGACTTGGTCTTCATACGAGTCCGGAACCCGTGGGTCTTACTCCGCCTCCGGCGGTTGGGTTGAAATGTGCGCTTCGGCATCGAGCAATGCACTCCTGGCTAAAAATGTTTGCGCTGAGCAAACCTCAAGTATATCGGAGCAGTGCAGTCGCGGCAATTTGCGCGGAGCACTCGCTGGGAGCAGCGCATCTGTAGACTGGCGCTTTATAACTGTGACGAAATGGCGATCTGACTGATCAGGCTCGTGATTTCGAATAACATCTGAGCGCAAGGATGGACGTATGGCTGCTCAAACGCAATTCCCTTATGACACTCGACTGAATGTCCTATACAAGCCCCTGGAACTAATCGACGAGAAGGCGCTTTCCGACGCAGCTCCGCATAAGTGGTATAACCAGACGCTCTGCCAGGTAAACGCGTCCGTAGTGAGAGTTGGAGTGGTCGAGGGCGAGTACCACTGGCACAAACATGACGACGATGACGAGTTCTTCTACGTCGTCGAAGGCAAGTTGCTTATCGATTTGGAAGAGCGCGTCGTGGAGCTCGCGCCACGTCAAGGATTCGTTGTACCAAAAGGCGTACTTCACCGAACGCGAGCACCGCAGCGCACCGTTATCCTGATGTTCGAGAACGCAGGGATTATTCCGACCGGGGACTGACGCACTCGAGATTTGGCGAGTCATGTCTTGACAATCCACGGCTGTGTGGTAGCAGGGATTGTAGGCAGTCGAGGAAAAGATGTGAAATCGAGAGGTCCAATTCAGCTTCGAGTGTCGAATGTGAATGCGGGGTGCCCTGCAAGCGCCGATATAGTGGTTGATCGGGCAGACGGCGGCCAGCTCCACGGACGAGATGGCGTAACCCTGAGGAAAATTCGGGGTAACCCCGTGGAAAAGTCGGCGTTACCCCGTGGAAAACTTGGGGTTACCCCGTGGAATTCTCGGGGTATGAGAGACCCCATCCAGGCGCTTTCGCGATGAAATAATCGTTAGTAAGCACGTCATTTGAAGGAATTTATGGCAGCACTGAAACAACCGATTGCGATTTATCACGAGCATCCGCACTGGTTTGAGCGGCTATTCGCCGAACTTGACAGGCGAGGAACACCCTACGAGCGCATTGACGCGACACGTCATCACTTCGACATTGAGCCGAACGGTAATCGGAAATATTCGCTGGTCTTTAACCGGATGAGCCCATCCGCCTACACGCGCGGTCACGGACACGGGATTTATTACACGGTCAGCTATCTCGAGCACCTGGAGCGTCTGGGGACACGCGTCATTAACGGCGCGCGCGGCTTTCGATATGAGATCTCAAAAGCCTCCCAGCTATCGTTATTGCACTCGCTTGGATTGCCTTACCCGCGAGCACGCGTGATCAATCATCCGCAGGAAGCTTCAGCCGCAGCTCAGGGGTTTCGTTTTCCCATCATCGTGAAGCCGAACGTTGGCGGCAGCGGCAAAGGCATCGTGCGCTTTGATACTCCGCAGGCGCTCGAACAGGCTTCCCGTAATGGGCAGTTCTCGTTGGGACTCGACAACACAGCTCTAGTGCAGGAGTTCATTCCGGCGCGCGACGGACACATCACGCGCGTCGAAGTTGTCGGCGGCAAGTATCTTTATGGAATCAACGTATATATCACCGGAGAGACCTTCGATCTCTGTCCTGCCGACATCTGCAAGACCACGGGCGGCGTGGAGCTGAATCTCGCAACTTGCGCCGTCGAAGCTCCCAAAGCGGGACTGCGCGTCGAGGGCTACACGCCACCGCCGCAGGTAATCCAGGACGTCGAGCGCATCATGCAGACTGCAGGCATCGACGTAGGCGGCATCGAGTATGTGACCGACGACCGCGATGGCCAGCTCTATTACTACGACATCAACGCGCTGTCGAACTTCGTCTCTGACGGACCGCGAGTGATCGGCTTCGATCCCTTTGTGAAACTGGTCGATTATCTCGAAGCCGAAGCCCAGAAATCCGCGCAGAAGGAGGCGGTAGCGTAATGCGACACGGATATTGGCTTCCCGTTTTTGGCGGATGGCTGCGCAACGTAGACGACGAGAGCATGCAGCCGACGTGGGAATACGTCAGCAAACTGGCGCGACGTAGCGAGCAGATTGGCTACAGTCTGACGCTGATCGCTGAGCTCAATCTCAACGACATCAAAGGCGTGGACGCGCCGGCGCTCGATGCCTGGTCCACAGCCGCCGCGCTCGCTGCGGTCACGAAAGAACTGGAGTTGATGGTCGCGGTCCGGCCAACATTTCATCTGCCGGCGCTGCTGGCGAAGCAAGCAGCCAACATCGATCACATTAGTAACGGCCGGGTCTCGTTGAATGTCGTGTCGTCCTGGTGGGCAGAAGAGGCGCGCAAGTTCGGGGTTCATTTCGAGCAGCACGACGACCGCTACGCGCGTACCTCGGAGTGGCTCGACATCGTCGACACCGCCTGGAAGCAGGATCACTTTTCCTATTCCGGGAAATACTACTCGGTCGCTGACACCGTCGTGCAGATCCGCCAGACCGGATTCGGGAAAAGATCAACGATCTCGCCGCACGTCGAGAGAAATTCGGGCTCGGTCCCATGAAGTATGGTGTTGCGGCTTATGCCATCGTGCGCGACAGCGAAGCTGAAGCGCAGCGCGAGCTGGCCCGCATCACAGATGTGAAACAGAGCGCCGCCGGATACGGAAACTATCAGCAGTGGCTGGCCAACACCCAGCTTGAGCAGCGCGTCTCGCTCGAGGACTATTCAGTCTCAAATCGGGGACTACGCTCAGGACTCGTGGGCACGCCTGAACAAGTGCGCGAGCGCGTCGCAGAGTTCGAAGATGCGGGAGCCGACCTGCTGCTCCTGCAATTCAGTCCACAGCTGGAAGAGATGGAGCGGTTCGCCGCGCAGGTGATTGGGAATTCAGCTGCCAGCTTCCAGCTGCCAGCGTCCAGCGAGACTGTGGCTCGGGCGGTGAGTTAGGCAGCCCAAGAGCATGGACCACAACTTGTTCAGGAATTCACGTAACCTATTGAATTCGCAGCATCTAACCTCTAGGCGGGCAAGCCTTCAGGCCGTATAATCGCGGCTTACCTTTCCTCCTCTCGCTCGTCTATCGGAATGCAAGCACGGGATTTAGCCCAATCGCGCAGGCCGATAAACCAGGAGAAGAAATGCCAAGTCTAGCCGCAGTGGCGGGCGGCCAAATCGCCCTCGGCTGTGATACACGCATGGCGACCGCAGGTCAGGCGCGGGGAGTGAAGGCTAGAGAGGACAGCTCTGTCTCGACCGCGATTGCGGCGAGCGGTCCCATGGTGAGCCACACCCTCAACCGCGTCAACGATGCCGACCTCATACGCGAAGCGCAGCGCGGCTCGCGCACTGCGTTCGAAGAGCTCGTGCGTCAGTACGACCAGGCGGTGTTGCGGCTCGCGTTGCATCTGACCGGCTCTGAGGCTGAGGCCCAGGACATCTACCAGGAAGCATTTCTTAAGGCCTATCGTCATCTCGGCAATTTCCGCTT
The sequence above is a segment of the Acidobacteriota bacterium genome. Coding sequences within it:
- the rnpA gene encoding ribonuclease P protein component, which codes for MSIPSEHRLRKHAEFEVVYRCGQRHFSQALTAFYLLRTEPETVQPKTSGEAERNPRSSRVGITVGRVMGKAVVRNRIKRRVRAAVTQNLARLTRPVDVVINPKKAALEMEFTQLSAEVARAFDVVEQKATVGSNKIDRALHRSTKSDRLAARKS
- a CDS encoding 50S ribosomal protein L34, which produces MPKRTFQPNRRRRSKTHGFRTRMKTKSGQAVLSRRRAKGRKRVSVKPGFRE
- a CDS encoding cupin domain-containing protein, which codes for MAAQTQFPYDTRLNVLYKPLELIDEKALSDAAPHKWYNQTLCQVNASVVRVGVVEGEYHWHKHDDDDEFFYVVEGKLLIDLEERVVELAPRQGFVVPKGVLHRTRAPQRTVILMFENAGIIPTGD
- a CDS encoding RNA polymerase subunit sigma-24; protein product: MATAGQARGVKAREDSSVSTAIAASGPMVSHTLNRVNDADLIREAQRGSRTAFEELVRQYDQAVLRLALHLTGSEAEAQDIYQEAFLKAYRHLGNFRFECSFYTWMYRIVTNLCLDHLRKKKTRREDSPVMVDA